AGGGTATGGATGGTTTCAGGACTGAACAGGTGGGCTTCACCCTCCTTGCGCCATTGGTATTCACCCCCGACTGGGAGAGTGTGGCCATTGCTGGGACGATCAGGGAATGCCGCCTGGTGCCGCAACACTGCTTCTTTGGCCAGCACTTCGAGATCCGCCCCCTCAATTCGGGAAGCCGTCCAGGTAAAGTATTTGTCAATGACTGAGCGATTCAGGCCGATCGCCTCAAAAATTTGCGCCCCGCGATAGCTCTGGATCGTCGAGATGCCAATTTTAGACGCGACCTTAATCACGCCCTTAGTGGCTGCCTTGATGTAATTCTTGCAGGCCGTGGCATAGTCCACATTGACCAGCAACCCCTCTTTGATCAGGTCATCCAAGGTTTCAAAGGCCAAGTAGGGGTTGATCGCCCCACAGCCATAACCGATCAGCGTTGCAAAGTGATGCACCTCACGCGGTTCGCCCGACTCCAGCACAATCCCCACACGAGTGCGACTGCCCGCCCGAATCAAGTGGTGGTGGAGTCCAGCAACCGCCAGCAACGCTGGAATCGGTGCTCGCTTCTCGTTCACCCCCCGATCGCTCAGAATAATCAAATTCACCCCCTCGGCGATCGCCTGGTCCGCCTGGGCGAAGATCTCATCCAACCGTTGGGCCAAGCCCTCTACCCCTGTCTGGGGATCGAACAGGATCGAATAGGTTACCGCCTTGAAACTACCGTTGCTCAAGGCCTTGAGCTTCGCCAGTTCGGCATTCGTGATGATTGGGGTTTTCAGCTTGATCAGGTGGCAGCTTTCCGGTTCGGGTTTAAGCAGGTTGCGTTCCGAACCGATCGTCGTTTCAGCAGAGGTGATAATTTCCTCCCGGATTGAGTCGATCGGCGGGTTGGTCACCTGGGCAAATAGTTGTTGGAAATAGTCGTAGAGCAGTTTTGGACGATCAGACAACACCGCCAGCGGCGTATCCGTTCCCATTGAGCCGACCGCTTCCACCCCATCCCGCGCCATCGGGGTCAGGAGTAGACGTAATTCCTCAAACGTGTAGCCAAAGGCCATCTGCCGTTGCACCAGAGGAATCGGATCAAAGTCTGCAAGAGCTGGCCCATCGGGGAGTTTCGCCAGATCCACCAGGTATTGATCCAACCATTGACGGTAGGGATGTTGGGTAACGATCGCCTGCTTCACTTCCTCATCGGCGATAATCCGGCCTTCCTCCATATTCACCAAGAACATCCGTCCCGGTTGCAGGCGACCCTTCTGGGCCACCCGCTCTGGCTCCACAGGCAACACCCCCGCCTCCGAGGCCATGATCACCAGGTCATCCTTGGTGACGTAGTAGCGCGACGGGCGCAGACCGTTGCGATCGAGCACTGCCCCAATCATCGTGCCATCGGTGAAGGCGATCGACGCCGGACCATCCCACGGTTCCATTAGGCAGGCATGGTATTCGTAGAATGCCTTTTTCTCGTCGCTCATCGATTCATGGGCACTCCACGGTTCCGGGATCATCATCATCACCGCATGGGGCAGCGATCGGCCCGCCAGGGTCAGCAATTCCAGTGCATTGTCGAAAATCCCGGAGTCACTGCCCTCAATGTTAATAATCGGTTGGGCCGTCTTTAGCTCATCCCCAAACAGTTCCGACTCGAACAGCGATTGACGGGCGTGCATCCAGTTGATATTGCCGCGCAGGGTGTTGATCTCGCCATTGTGGGCAATGTAGCGGTAGGGGTGCGATCGCTCCCAACTGGGGAAGGTGTTGGTACTGAAGCGGGAATGAACAAGGGCTAAGGCACTCTCTAGGTCAGCATCGCGCAGATCCGGATAGTATTCCCCCACCTGCCAAGGCGTCAGCATTCCCTTATAGATCAAGGTGCGGCAGGAAAGACTAGCCGGATACCAGTAGGGATCGATTTTCGCCATGCGAATGGCATTGTGGGCTTGTTTGCGCAGAATAAAGAGTTTGCGCTCAAAACCTAGATCATCCAGATCAGGACTGCGCTGGATGAACACCTGTTGCATGAAAGGTTCGCTGGCCTTGGCTGTTTCCCCCAACATCGAATTATTCGTGGGCACATCGCGCCATCCCAGAACGGTTTGTCCCGCCTTACTCACCAGTTCCTCAAACACTTTACGTCCCTGGGCACGGGCCGTGGCATCGGGCGAACCGTAGACAATTCCCACCGCATAGTGGCCCGGTTCCGGTAGGGTAATGTTGACTGCCGCCGCCGCCTTTTGCATAAACCGATGGGGCATTTGCAGGAGAATTCCGGCCCCATCCCCCGTATTTGGTTCACAGCCGCAAGCTCCCCGGTGCTCCAGGTTGACCAGAATCGTCAGGGCCTGCTCGACGATCGTGTGGGACTTCTGGCCCTTCATGTGGACGACAAAGCCAACCCCACAGGCATCGTGCTCAAACTGGGGGTCGTATAAACCCTGTTGTACTGGCGCGTGTTGGTTATTCATGCTGCTGCTTACTGCCCGACAGTGCTGATCGAAGCCATCCCCTCCCGGCGATTGGGGCAACGATTCCCCGCTGGAGATGCTTCACAATCGTGCTTCACAATCGTGATCGACGATCGTTAGTGTGAATTTTGCTATGCCCTACTCGGAGGTGGGCAACTCTTAAGGAAATTGTCAGAACTTTGAGCGTTACCGGACTTTTGCCGATCGCAAACTGTTGCAAAAGTTTTTATTGGGCCAGGTTGGTAACCGCCTGAACCCCGTCTGCTGGCTTCGAGGCAGAATGCCGACACCCCAACAGTCAGCAATGATATTGCTCAGCAAACAGGACTCAGTATTGCTCAATTCCCTCGCGAGTGTCCCTACGCGATCGCTAATATCCTCTCTGCCGATTGGTTACCGAACGCCCAGGATGATAATAGAACAATAGCTGAGTAATTCACGCTGATTGACTGACAAAGCTCGGACTGCCCTCACCCCAACTGCTCGCCCGCTCTGGGCGAAGTGCTCACGAGCCAGGGGTTTGGGTTAAAGTCCCTTCGCCCCTGGTGGGAGAAGGCATTTAGGGATGAGGGGCAAAGATTGGTCAATCAACCCTGTAATTCATGACTTGTTGAGAGGCACATCCCGTGGACCTTCCTTCCTTCCTCTGGTTATGGCGCATTGCAGCCTGGTCAATGGGGAGTTTGCTGGTGATCTATACCAGTTTAGCGGCGACGGGGATTACTGTACGTCGGTTGCGGCAACGATCGCGCCCCTACCCCATCTGGCTTCGCCCCCTCCACTTGCTCCTGGGTGGCGTGGCCCTTTGCCTGGTCTTAGTATTAATGACGATCGGGATTGTGGGGACCCTGGGCTACTATGGCAGTCTGGGTCATTCTAGCCACCTGCCTGCGGGGTTAACCGTTGTGGCCCTCTTTTTGGGGTCTGCCTGGAGTGCCTCGCGCATCAGTGCTGAACGTCCCTGGGCACGATCACTCCACGTCAAGCTCAATCTAACCCTGCTGATTGCCTTGGGCGGTGTACTTTTAACGGGGTGGAATGTGGTTCAAAA
This DNA window, taken from Trichothermofontia sichuanensis B231, encodes the following:
- the gltB gene encoding glutamate synthase large subunit; protein product: MNNQHAPVQQGLYDPQFEHDACGVGFVVHMKGQKSHTIVEQALTILVNLEHRGACGCEPNTGDGAGILLQMPHRFMQKAAAAVNITLPEPGHYAVGIVYGSPDATARAQGRKVFEELVSKAGQTVLGWRDVPTNNSMLGETAKASEPFMQQVFIQRSPDLDDLGFERKLFILRKQAHNAIRMAKIDPYWYPASLSCRTLIYKGMLTPWQVGEYYPDLRDADLESALALVHSRFSTNTFPSWERSHPYRYIAHNGEINTLRGNINWMHARQSLFESELFGDELKTAQPIINIEGSDSGIFDNALELLTLAGRSLPHAVMMMIPEPWSAHESMSDEKKAFYEYHACLMEPWDGPASIAFTDGTMIGAVLDRNGLRPSRYYVTKDDLVIMASEAGVLPVEPERVAQKGRLQPGRMFLVNMEEGRIIADEEVKQAIVTQHPYRQWLDQYLVDLAKLPDGPALADFDPIPLVQRQMAFGYTFEELRLLLTPMARDGVEAVGSMGTDTPLAVLSDRPKLLYDYFQQLFAQVTNPPIDSIREEIITSAETTIGSERNLLKPEPESCHLIKLKTPIITNAELAKLKALSNGSFKAVTYSILFDPQTGVEGLAQRLDEIFAQADQAIAEGVNLIILSDRGVNEKRAPIPALLAVAGLHHHLIRAGSRTRVGIVLESGEPREVHHFATLIGYGCGAINPYLAFETLDDLIKEGLLVNVDYATACKNYIKAATKGVIKVASKIGISTIQSYRGAQIFEAIGLNRSVIDKYFTWTASRIEGADLEVLAKEAVLRHQAAFPDRPSNGHTLPVGGEYQWRKEGEAHLFSPETIHTLQQAVRTNDYELFKRYAALVNEQNQKFFTLRGLLQFKPRQPIPIEEVEPVEAIMKRFKTGAMSYGSISKEAHEALAIAMNRIGGKSNTGEGGEDPERYTWTNEQGDSKNSAIKQVASGRFGVTSLYLSQAQEIQIKMAQGAKPGEGGQLPGRKVYPWIAKVRHSTPGVGLISPPPHHDIYSIEDLAELIHDLKNANREARISVKLVSEVGVGTIAAGVAKAHADVVLISGFDGGTGASPQTSIKHAGLPWELGLAETHQTLVLNNLRSRIAVETDGQMKTGRDVVIATLLGAEEYGFSTAPLVTLGCIMMRVCHLNTCPAGIATQDPRLRKDFIGDPQYTVNFMRFVAQEVREWMAQLGFRTINEMVGRTDVLEPKQAINHWKAKGIDLSKILYQPEVGPEVGRYCQIPQDHGLDKSLDMTVLLDLCKPAIEHGEKVKATLPIKNINRVVGTILGNEITKRHWQGLPEDTIHLHFQGSAGQSFGAFVPKGVTLELEGDANDYLGKGLSGGKIILYPPAGSTFVAEENIITGNVAFYGATSGEAYISGMAGERFCVRNSGVHAVVEAVGDHGCEYMTGGTVIVLGATGRNFAAGMSGGIAYVLDEAGDFATRCNTQMADLETLTDPEEIAEIRERIQRHVDYTGSKKGTLVLANWEAMVPKFVKVMPRDYKRVLQAIKEALASGLSGDAALDAAFEANARDVARIGGS
- a CDS encoding DUF4079 domain-containing protein gives rise to the protein MDLPSFLWLWRIAAWSMGSLLVIYTSLAATGITVRRLRQRSRPYPIWLRPLHLLLGGVALCLVLVLMTIGIVGTLGYYGSLGHSSHLPAGLTVVALFLGSAWSASRISAERPWARSLHVKLNLTLLIALGGVLLTGWNVVQKYLP